In Achromobacter pestifer, the DNA window GAAGGAAAAGCGCCCGGAGCGCCCCGCCTATGACGGCGCCAGCGCTTCCCAGACGATCGAGGGAGAGGGGAATACTCAGATCTCGGGGGAAGCTGCGCCGCGCCAGTCGATCACAGGCAACAACAATATTCAGATCGGCGCAGTGCAGCTGGTGGTGCAGGTGATGGTGAACGTTCAGCGGTAGGAGCGCGCGGCGCTTAGTCCGCGTCCTCGATGTCTACCGCAGGCAGGTCGCCGCCGGGTTGGGCCTCGTCCTCTGCGCGCGCGTCTGCCGCTTCTGCGGTTTCCGCTTCCAGCTTCGTTGTCAGGCCATTGCCGTCAAGCTGATGAACCAGCTTCACGTTGAGCCATGTGTATTCGTTGAGCGGTGCCTTGATGGACGGGAGCCGGATCTTGGTCTGCGGGGACAGGTCCGGGCGGCCATAGGCCAGGTCCATTTCAAACGTGGCCATACCGCGTCTGATGCGCGCCCACTCCGCGCGCGCGGCTTCCAGTGCGTCAGTCTCGCTCGCGTACAGCTGGCGCAGGCGCTTAGCATTGCCGATCACGCCCGCCAGCACATGCCGGCGCTTGGCCTTGCCCTTGTCCTGCCAGGACGCGCGCACGCCGGTATAGGAATCGCGGTCAGCGATGTGAAACCGTATGCGGTCGCCATCGCGGCGCGACAGGGTAACGGTGGGCATGTCCTTGCCGCTGGCGGTCTTGCCGTGTTCGATGGGCAGGAATAGCAGCCGCTGATCTTTGACCGTGGCCACGGCGTCGTAACGTTTGCCAATGCGATTGAGAAATGCGAGGTCCGATTCGTCGGTCTGGTCGATGTGCTGCACCTTCGTATTGCCGAAGGTGCCGACAACGGCAGTAAGGCCATGCGCCTTGGCGATGGTTTCCACGATGGCTTTGATGGTGGTGCCGTGGAAGCTGCGCGCGGAGCGCGTGCGCAAGGCCGATTTCATGTCGGCGCTGCGAGCGCGCAGGGTGATGACATCGGGCGGGCCGCTGAATTCCACCTCGTCGACTTCGAAGGTTCCCTTGTCCACCAGCCCCGTGCTTTCCCAGCCCAGCAGGACGCGCACAGAAACGCCACGGGCGGGCAGCTCCAGACGGCCGTCATGGTCATCAAGAACTAGGTCGAGCTGGTCCGCCTGGTCGGATCGGCATTCCGTGATGGTCAGGCTTTGGAGGCGAGGCCGAACCTCGCCCGTCACGTCCTGGCCGGCAACGATCACGCGCCAGATGGGGCGGGGATAGCGGTAGGCCTCGGGCTGCTGGCTAGCGGCCGCGGACTCTGCGGATTGAGCGGCAAACATCAGACCCCCCAATTCATGACAGAGCCGTCCATCTTGTCGATGGGGATCTGCAGGTCATCGAGCAGGCCGCGCGCCTGGGAATCGTCCACGCATTTTAGGGTGATGGTGAAGTCCGTCTTTTGCGCCACGCCGTTGATGACGAACATGGATCCCTCTTCTTCCAGCCGCTCGATGATGAATGCGCCGTGCACGGTTCCCAGGCCGTCCACCATGACATAGGCCTTGCCCGTATTGCCCATGCGCCGCAGCAGCTGCAGCGAACCGGACGAACCCATAATCTGCGGAATGACGATCCCGCTCAACGTAATGGTGTCTTCGCCCGGCCCCACGTACTGATAGGCGGGCCGCGTGCCCATCCGGGAATTGGACGGGTGGCGCCATTCGGTGCTACGGCGCAGCGACTGATACGCGACCGTGGGCAGGCCGAATACGAACATGCCAAGAGCCATCATCATGGCGAAATCTCCTAGTCTCGGTCGATGTAGGCGGAGCGGAAGCGCGCATCCTTGTCCGCCTGGGCGCGGCGCAGGGCGGCTTCCACTGCGCGCTGCAGGTCCGCCTGCGTCAGTCCGGCGCCTTGAATTGTGATGTTGATGGTGTCGCCCTGGACGGTGATCTGGCGCGGTGCGCTTGCCGGCGCGGTGGCCATGGGCGTGCGCATATCAAACCTGGCCCCAATTGTGGATTGATCGGTGTCGATCCCTGTAGGCAGGGGGGGCATGGTGGACATCGCCGGCAGGACGGGTGACGCCTGTACGGCAGCAGCGACGGGTATGGCTGCCATGGACGCAATGGCGGGCGGGGTCGGAACCACCGGCATAGGAGGCATGACCGGCGCGGCATATGCGCCCATGGCGCCACTGAGCGCCACCGACGCGGCGAGCGCCTGGGCGGCCTTCATGGCCTCGGGCTGCTGGGACTTGATGCCCACAGCCGCGCCCTCCGACACATAGCCGCCCATGTCCGCAAAGACGCGGCTAGGCGAATGAATTCCTAGCTTTTCCTTGAACCAGCTGATAACACCGCTTCCCATATTGGAGATGGATTCCTTCAACGCGCCGGCCATGCTGGTGATGCCGTTGATGAGACCTTGGACCAGATTGGAGCCGAATTCCGAGAAGTTGCCCGGAAGTGCCACACCCAAGGACGCCAGCGCGGCCGCTATCGGCTGATACAGCAACCCCAGCGGGGACCAGTTGAGCAGCTGCGCACCGACGCCGGCCAGGCCACCGTCAAAGACCTGCGCGACCGATTGCCAGATCTGGTCAAAGAATCCCGATACGGCGCCCCAGGCCGCACCCAGGACCGATAGCGGATCCCAGCCCGCCAGAAGCCCGGAAAGCCATTGCACGGCCGAGTTAAAGGTGGCGGTGATACCAGACCATAGGCCGCTGAAAAACCCGCTGATAGGTTCCCAATAGCGGTAGATCGCATAGGCGGCCAAGCCAATGGCCGTGACGGCCAAGGCTATGGGGTTGGCCAGCAGCAGACGGCCAACAAACATGATGGCGCTGCCCAGCAGGCCGAAGCCACCGCGCGCGAGGTTCACCAGGACGCCCAACAAGCCGCCGGCCTGTATGCCCAGCAGCGACAGGCCATAGCGGACGATGATGAATGGCCCCAAGACACTGGCCAGCGCCAGCGTGAGCGCGCCAAACGCCGCGACCAGCACGGCAAGGCCGCCCGCCATCGCGGTGAGGGTGCTGGCAAGCTCAGGGTTGGCCGCTGCCCAATTCTTCACGCTGCCGATAAGGTCCGCCAGGCGAATGACCATCTTGCGCAAGGCGCCGTCGTGTTGCTCGTACACCTGAATGCCCAGGTCTTCCCATGCGCTGGAAAGCTCGTCCAGCGAGCCGCGCATGTTGTCGGCCATTGTCGCGGCCGTCTTGTCGGCCTCGCCCGCGTTGGTCTTTAGCGTCCCGACGAACTTCTGCAGTTCTCCGTTGCCCGCCTGATCGGCCAGCACCTGCAGCGCGCTGAACGCTTCCTCGCCGGCGATGTGCTTGAAGTAGCCGGCACGCTTCGCCGATCCCATTTTCTGGGTCTTCTTGTCGATCTCGGCCAGGATGGTGGGCAGGTCGCGCAGGTTGCCTTTCGCGTCCTTGGTCTTTACTCCCAGCTCGGCCAGGGCGTCGGCCGCAGCCTTGGGCGGCGCGGCAAGGCGCCCAAGGATTGCGCGCATCGCCGTGCCTGCCATGCTGCCCTGGATGCCTGCGTCGCCCAGCTTGCCCGCCATGGCGGCGGCCGTCTCGATGTTCACGCCAAGGCCGGCGGCCACGGGCGCCACATATTTCATCGTCTCGCCCAGCATGTACAGGCTGGTGTTTGATCGCGTGAATGCGCCCGTCAGCACGTCGCCGACGCGGCCCATCTGATCGGCCGGAAGCTTGAAGCCGGTCAAGATGTTTGAGCCGATATCCGCCGTTTGCGCGAGGTCGGTATCGCCGGCCTTTGCTAGCGAAAGCATGCCGGGCATGGCCGCGAGAATCGCCTTCGGCGTGAAACCCGCCATGGCAAGAAAGCCCTGCGCGTCGGCGGCCTGGCCAGCCGAAAACATGGTGTCCGCGCCCAGGTCGCGGGCCTGTTTGCGCAGCGCCCGCATTTCTTCGTTGGTCTTTTCCAGGCGGGCCAGCGCCTGAACCTTACTCATGCTCGCGTCAAAATCGATACCCGGCATGACGAACTTGCTCTCGGCGTACAGCATGCCGCCGCCGGCGGCGAGCGCTGCCGCGCCCGTGCCAGCAGCGGCGCCCACGGCGGCGCGCCCTGACCCGTAGCGATCTTTCGCGGCGGCTAAGCGCTGCTGATGCTTCGCTGCCGCTTGCAGCTTGGTGGTTTGCCTGTCCAGCGCCTGGGAAGTCTGGTCGATACGCTGGCGTAGGCCGCGCTCATCGCGCGCAAGGTTTGACGTGGATACACCCGCGCGCCCCAGGCTCTCGCGCAGGCGCTGCAGCTCCGTGGACTGCTGCCCGTGCTTTTCCTTGAGCTGCTGGGCCGTCCGTACCGCTCTATCGAATTCGCGCGTCATGGCCCGTGTGGGCGATGCGGTGGTTTGCATCTGCTGTGCCAGGCCGGCCACGCGCTGCTGGGCCGCCGCCAGCTCTCCGCGCGTGCTTTGCAGGCCCCGCGACACTTCCCGGAACCTACCGATTTCACGCTGGGCATTATCCAGCGCCTTGAGCTTGCTGCGCAGGTCCGCTACGCCCTGAGCGGAAGCCGTGGACGATCCCTTGATCTTGTTGAGCGGCCCTGAAAGTTTGTCCTGCAGGGCCGCGATGACGCGCAGCTGTAGCGCCTTGTCCATGGCGTAAACCTATTCACTCTCGATGCGAACGCGGGCGCGCTCGCGCCAGTTGGCCAGATCCTGCAGGTCCATCGGATACATCGTGGCTGGGGGCCAATGAAACACGGCCGCGATATCCGCCATGGCGTCTTCTACGACGTTTGGAAGGCGGACTTGTCCGCCTTGCTCAGAAAAAAACTGGCCACCGTGGCGCCAATCGACATCAGGTCGGCCGGGTCCAGGTTGTCGATCTCCCCGGGCGCGAGGATCGGGTCACAAATGCGGGGCAATACGACTTTGAGCGCCTGCACGTCGATCTGCGCCAGGGCCATGAGCGTGACGCCGCGCAGCGCGCCGGCCTTGGGCTTGCGGATGGTCAGCTGGGTGATGTTGCCGGAGCTGCGCGTGATGGGGCAGTCCAGCACAACAACCTGCACATCGGGATTGTTGAGGGCCGGCGCGTCGGCAGGCTGCTGGGCTTCGATGATCGGCATGGGTTTGGTGGTGTTGGTCATGAGGGTTCCAGATGCAATAGGGGGGAGGGGTTACAGGCCGATGGCGCGGCGCAGGGATTCGGACACGTCCACGCCGCCGACCATGTGAATCATGTTGAGCAGGTCGATTTCGTAGAGGGTTTCGCCGTTGAGCGTTTCCTTGTAGTAGACGCATTCGGTGGTGATCTTCACTTCCGTGTCATCGCCTACCTTGGCTTCCCCTCGGTCGATTTCGGAGTGGCGGCCACGTACGATGATTTCCACGGCATCCACTTCTTGCGTGTCGTCGCGCTGGTACGCGGCGGCGAAGCGAAGTTGCACGCCGTCAACGCCCACCGCGCCGTACTGCTGCAGGATCTGCTTGACGTAGCCGCCGATGGTCCATTCCATCTTCATGGCGTCATCGTCCAGACCGAAGTCGGCCTTGGCAGAGCCCAGCATGCCGCCGGCGCGGAACGCTTCCATCTTGCGCGTGAGCTTCGGCACAGTGACGGCGGTAACGCGGCCCATATAGCTCTGGCCGTCGTTGAAGAGGTTCATGTTCTTGAGCTTGGAAGGCATGCCCATGTTTGATGCTCCGGGAAGTAAGAGGCGACGGCGCTTGAGTGCGCCGCCGGAGGGTTAGGCACCGATTCGTTGCGCGAAGTCGAGCAGATAGCGATCCGTGATGCGCTGGCGGAAGCCCAGGTTTTCGAGCGGTGGAACCGGCGTGTAGTCGTAGTCGATGGTGAGCTGGCCGGCCTTGAGTGTTTCCTTGGTGTTCGGCTCTTCGTCGTACCAGGCGCTGCCGTCGATGATGTAGCCGTTGGCCTTGAGGCTGCGGAACTTCGAATTGATGCCTTCGATAATGTCCTTTGCCAACGAAGGATTCAGCGCGGCGTCAACCGCCCACATATGACCCTCGGCCATCGTGTCAGCAATGATCTGGGCGGTGCGGGTGTAGTTCTCGAACGGGAACAAGCTCTGCGGGCCTGCGCAGGTACGAGAGCCCCAGAAGCGGTAGCCCGTGCGGTTGATCAGTGTGGTGACATCCTTGGCGTTCAGATAGCCGGCGTCGGTGTCAGGGTCTTGCAGATCCCAGAAGACATCCCGGCTGATTCCGGTGGCGCCGTTGACCACGACGTTGGACAGGGTCTTGTGCCAGCCCACTTCTTTGTCCAGCTTGGCGCGCAGACCCAGGGCGGTCGCGGACGCGGTGATGATGCCTTCTGCGTTGGCGCGCGTATCCCAGCCCAGGAAGTCGGGCCAGATCAGCATCAGCTCGCGCTGCCCCAGCCCCTCGCGGAAGGCGGCGGCCTCTTCCTTCGTCGGGCAGTCGGGAATGCTGGCGTAGGCGAAGCCGCGCAGCTTCTGCGCGATCTCGGCCATGGCCGCTACGACGGCGGCATTCTCCAGACCCGGCGCGCCCAAGATGCGAGGTTTCAGCCTCGGTCCCGTGTTCTGTGCGGCCAGCAGGGCGCGCATGCCGGTGTAGCGGCCGTCGGGGTCGGTGCCGCCGATGACATTGGAAGTGGTTTCCGCCGGCGTGGCCCCTTCGGCTACGCGCACGATGATGGTGGCGGGGTTGGTCTGGGCGCCGATGGTCTGCAACGTCCGGGCAAGCGTCCCCTTGGTGCCGGCCTTACCGGCAGCGGCGGCGATGTTGGTGGCCAGCACCGGAGTATTCAGCGGAAAGGTGAGCGGGTCAGCGTCTTCGGCGGTAGCCACGAAGCCGACGACGGCGGTAGATACGGTGCGGATCGGCCGGGTGCCGTCGTCGGTTTCGACAACCCGGACGCCGTGGTGGTAGGAGTCAAGTGCAGCCATGGAAAGCCCTCTGTGATGGTGAGCAGATATCCCGCTCGACATCGCGCGGGGTATGTGATGCTCAGTCTGAGGGCATGCCCTCGCGCGCGCACGGGGCTGGTGTTGTCGATGAGGCTGCTACATGCGCTGAAAGGTCAGTTGTGCGCCGTGACCTTAGATCGCTCCCATCGGCTTGGCCAGCGTGAGCCAATCCGGCAGCATTCCCCAGCCCGGGTAGCTCGCAGCGGAACCATTCACGATGGTCTTGGTTCCCGTGACGTAGAGCGCACCGGTGGAGGTCAGCCAGAGATCGACATGACGGTAGTCCGCGGACAACGTCCAGGCATCCCGCATTCGTATGGCCACCATGCCCGCAGGAGCGATGGGCGGCGGATCCTCATACGCGCCATAGGGGACATTGAAGAAGCCTTCGGCCAGCGCCAATTCATTGGCCTCCAGCTCATAGAGAAATAGTCCGTTCTGGTCGGTCTGATACACAGTTTTCGTTTTGGGCATGGATATCTCCAGTTCAGATAGCTGCACCACTCGATGTCTTCGAGTTTGCGGCGCTCGCTGCATTAGGCATGAATTCGAGGGTGATAGGCCACGTTCATCGAACGGGTTTCCGAAGACGAGCGCGTCACCCTCGCGGAGTCAAAGCCGGTCCGCCGCGTTGGCTTTTCCTGGCTGATGATGTCCTCAATGGATGGTGCAGTGAGTCCGTTTCCTCCATCTATGAATACGCCGTCTTGGCTCCACACAACAGGAAACTCAGAGTTGAAATCTGAGATGGCGTGAAAGCCGCCGGTAATCCGTTGCAGAGCGTCCAGCTGACGGCTTCCGGACCAGCGCGAGCTTGTGGTGTCGGCATCGGTTCCGGTGTAGCGGCGGAACATATTGCGTAGGTCAGGCACGCGAAACTGAGTGGAATTCACGTCTACGAAGTAGTGAGCGCCGATATTGGAGGACCAAGTTTCTTGACTTGCGACAAGTCCGTTTTCTTGCGCATATCCCCACAAACGACCATACGCGGCCTTGGGCAGCAGTCCGCCCAACGCGTCAACTTCGCTTGCGAGTGGCGCGACTGTGTGACCGTCTACCGGGCGGCCGCATAGCGGCGAACGGTAGCCTACAAAGTAAGCGGTTTCCTGCCATATCCACACTTCGGAGACTTCCGCTACGACAATCGGCCCCACATCCTCGGACGGCAGTGCGGTGATGGAATGGATCAGCGGAAAGTGGCGCGCGGGGATCATCGAAAAAAACGTGGCAGTCCGCATTTTTCCATTAGGCGCGCCGATGAGAAGGTGTCCATCGGGAACGTCGGTCAAACCCGTTCCTCCACGGGCGACCGGCAGGGTGCCCTTCGCGGCCTTGCCCATGTCCAGATCGGACAGCTCCAGGTCAATATCTTTCTCGCCGTTGAACTCCTTCGCGGCGGCCTTGGCGGCGCCGGACACTGATATTTTCCGGGCCGTGGCCAGCTTGGTGGCGGCTACGGCCGTTTCCGTCTTGCCCAGCTTCTTGGCCGTTTCCTCGTCCACGTAGCTGCGTGTGGCCAAGACCACGGCTGGGTCAATCTTGAGCGTGAAGTTGGCGGTGCTGGATACCAGCAAGACCATGCGCACCACCTGAGTGCGCGCAGACCCCTCGGCCAATTGCGGTTTGTAGGTCGGCGGGCAGTTGGCCACGGCCACCAGATCGCCGTCGGCATCACGCAGGCCCAGTTCGCGGATCCACCAGCCGCCGAATTGTTCGGGAATGACCTGTTCAATGACAAGCCAGTTTGGATTGACAGGATCGACGAACTTGCGATTGATTGCGGCGCGCCGCTTTGAGCCAATCAGCGCAGTCTGTTCCCGATCCGGGACCGGAAGAACGCCGCCGCCATCGCCAACTTCAAGCTCCGTAATGTGTACGGGAATGCCCAGTGCCTTGGCGTTGGCCTCTTTGGCTTCGCCAACTTTGGTCAGAATTCCGAAATAGGTAGTCATGGGTATACGGTCAGAGTGTCGATGATGTGGGTGGTCAGGCCGCCGCCGATGTCGGCCGGGACTTCTACGGGTGAGGGTTGATAGGGGTAAACGGTCATCACGTCGCCGTCATAGGCCGCGATGGCGTAGTTCAGTGGCGCGCGGATTTCCATCGCGATGGCGAGGCCGATCATGTGCTGGCTGAGGCGCTTCGTTCCTTCGATCAACCGCCCCAGTTCGTTGTACATACCAGAGGAAGCGGGCGGCGGTGGCGACGTAGACCAGCGCGCACGCCACGGCCACGGCGGAAAGGGTAGGGGCGACGGTCAGAGCGTTCATTTCTTTTCCCCGTTGCGAGGCAGGCGCAGCAGTGCCCCCAGGTCGATATCGGGCGCGATGGCCAGCAGCTTGAGCGCGAACGGCACGATGACCAGGGCGCCGATGAGCGCGGGCAGGAAGGTTTCCTTGGCCAGCTCGCGGGCGACGATTTCGCCGGCGCCGCCGTAACCGCAGAACGCGGACAGCAGAAAGGAAACGAAGCGCTTCCAGGCGGTCAGGTCCTTTTTCGTGCTGGCCACCAGCGCTGCGCCGATGACCGCGCCGAATACGGCGTTTGCATCAACGAGAGGCAGGATTTGCGCTATGGCCGCGCCCGATATGAGCGTGGTGGCCATTGCGCCGGTAACGGTCGAGGGTTCGGCCATGCTTTCAGTCCCAGAGGGTGACGGTCTGCGCCGTCGAAGGTTGAGGGGCCGAATCTGGAAGCGTCAGCAGCAGACCATGCGGCAGCACTGGCCCCAGATCCGCTAAGCCGGGATTCAGCTCATAGGTTTGTTCCACCACGTCGCGCGTGGTGCCAAGGTGGCGCCAGCAGATTGCGTCGACTGTGTCGCCTTGTTGCGCCCGTACCTGCATCAGATCAGCTCCACGACGGTGCGGCGCCGGTCCTGAACGTCGGCGACGGACCAGCGCGCATTGCGTCGGTGATCTTCCGGTGTGTCAGCCAGCCAGTCCGCACGCTTCTGGCCCGCTGCGGTCGTGTCGTAGTCGGCCATGCGTTCGATGAGATCGGCCTTGGCCAAGCTGTAGACGGCGCGCTCGTAGGCGATTACACGGCGCGTCCTGCCGTCGATCTGCGCGCCTGCCGGCACGTCCGCCAGGGACGCGTGGCCCTGGCCTTGCATGTCCTCTTTCCAGGCGGCCAGATCGTTGGCGACTTCCAGAATGGCGCCCAGTAATGCGTGGCGTAGGCGCGGGTTCGTCACTGTGCCATCAAGCCGCAGGGCAAGCCGCGCGGCTTCCATGTCGAAGTCAGGAAAAAATCCGTCATTCTTGATGACGGTCTTCCGTGAATCGCTGTTTGAGTATCAAAAGGTCTGGTTGCGGAATGCCGATGAGCGCACACGCATGATCTTGAAGTCTCGGCAGATCGGCGCTACTTGGTACTTTGCGCGCGAGGCGCTGGAAGACGCGATACGCACAGGCCGGAATCAGATCTTTCTGTCCGCG includes these proteins:
- a CDS encoding phage tail tape measure protein; this encodes MQTTASPTRAMTREFDRAVRTAQQLKEKHGQQSTELQRLRESLGRAGVSTSNLARDERGLRQRIDQTSQALDRQTTKLQAAAKHQQRLAAAKDRYGSGRAAVGAAAGTGAAALAAGGGMLYAESKFVMPGIDFDASMSKVQALARLEKTNEEMRALRKQARDLGADTMFSAGQAADAQGFLAMAGFTPKAILAAMPGMLSLAKAGDTDLAQTADIGSNILTGFKLPADQMGRVGDVLTGAFTRSNTSLYMLGETMKYVAPVAAGLGVNIETAAAMAGKLGDAGIQGSMAGTAMRAILGRLAAPPKAAADALAELGVKTKDAKGNLRDLPTILAEIDKKTQKMGSAKRAGYFKHIAGEEAFSALQVLADQAGNGELQKFVGTLKTNAGEADKTAATMADNMRGSLDELSSAWEDLGIQVYEQHDGALRKMVIRLADLIGSVKNWAAANPELASTLTAMAGGLAVLVAAFGALTLALASVLGPFIIVRYGLSLLGIQAGGLLGVLVNLARGGFGLLGSAIMFVGRLLLANPIALAVTAIGLAAYAIYRYWEPISGFFSGLWSGITATFNSAVQWLSGLLAGWDPLSVLGAAWGAVSGFFDQIWQSVAQVFDGGLAGVGAQLLNWSPLGLLYQPIAAALASLGVALPGNFSEFGSNLVQGLINGITSMAGALKESISNMGSGVISWFKEKLGIHSPSRVFADMGGYVSEGAAVGIKSQQPEAMKAAQALAASVALSGAMGAYAAPVMPPMPVVPTPPAIASMAAIPVAAAVQASPVLPAMSTMPPLPTGIDTDQSTIGARFDMRTPMATAPASAPRQITVQGDTINITIQGAGLTQADLQRAVEAALRRAQADKDARFRSAYIDRD
- a CDS encoding phage tail assembly protein codes for the protein MTNTTKPMPIIEAQQPADAPALNNPDVQVVVLDCPITRSSGNITQLTIRKPKAGALRGVTLMALAQIDVQALKVVLPRICDPILAPGEIDNLDPADLMSIGATVASFFLSKADKSAFQTS
- a CDS encoding putative holin, with protein sequence MAEPSTVTGAMATTLISGAAIAQILPLVDANAVFGAVIGAALVASTKKDLTAWKRFVSFLLSAFCGYGGAGEIVARELAKETFLPALIGALVIVPFALKLLAIAPDIDLGALLRLPRNGEKK
- a CDS encoding phage tail protein — its product is MPKTKTVYQTDQNGLFLYELEANELALAEGFFNVPYGAYEDPPPIAPAGMVAIRMRDAWTLSADYRHVDLWLTSTGALYVTGTKTIVNGSAASYPGWGMLPDWLTLAKPMGAI
- a CDS encoding phage tail sheath protein, which produces MAALDSYHHGVRVVETDDGTRPIRTVSTAVVGFVATAEDADPLTFPLNTPVLATNIAAAAGKAGTKGTLARTLQTIGAQTNPATIIVRVAEGATPAETTSNVIGGTDPDGRYTGMRALLAAQNTGPRLKPRILGAPGLENAAVVAAMAEIAQKLRGFAYASIPDCPTKEEAAAFREGLGQRELMLIWPDFLGWDTRANAEGIITASATALGLRAKLDKEVGWHKTLSNVVVNGATGISRDVFWDLQDPDTDAGYLNAKDVTTLINRTGYRFWGSRTCAGPQSLFPFENYTRTAQIIADTMAEGHMWAVDAALNPSLAKDIIEGINSKFRSLKANGYIIDGSAWYDEEPNTKETLKAGQLTIDYDYTPVPPLENLGFRQRITDRYLLDFAQRIGA
- a CDS encoding phage major tail tube protein, with translation MGMPSKLKNMNLFNDGQSYMGRVTAVTVPKLTRKMEAFRAGGMLGSAKADFGLDDDAMKMEWTIGGYVKQILQQYGAVGVDGVQLRFAAAYQRDDTQEVDAVEIIVRGRHSEIDRGEAKVGDDTEVKITTECVYYKETLNGETLYEIDLLNMIHMVGGVDVSESLRRAIGL
- a CDS encoding contractile injection system protein, VgrG/Pvc8 family; translated protein: MFAAQSAESAAASQQPEAYRYPRPIWRVIVAGQDVTGEVRPRLQSLTITECRSDQADQLDLVLDDHDGRLELPARGVSVRVLLGWESTGLVDKGTFEVDEVEFSGPPDVITLRARSADMKSALRTRSARSFHGTTIKAIVETIAKAHGLTAVVGTFGNTKVQHIDQTDESDLAFLNRIGKRYDAVATVKDQRLLFLPIEHGKTASGKDMPTVTLSRRDGDRIRFHIADRDSYTGVRASWQDKGKAKRRHVLAGVIGNAKRLRQLYASETDALEAARAEWARIRRGMATFEMDLAYGRPDLSPQTKIRLPSIKAPLNEYTWLNVKLVHQLDGNGLTTKLEAETAEAADARAEDEAQPGGDLPAVDIEDAD
- a CDS encoding phage tail protein; this translates as MTTYFGILTKVGEAKEANAKALGIPVHITELEVGDGGGVLPVPDREQTALIGSKRRAAINRKFVDPVNPNWLVIEQVIPEQFGGWWIRELGLRDADGDLVAVANCPPTYKPQLAEGSARTQVVRMVLLVSSTANFTLKIDPAVVLATRSYVDEETAKKLGKTETAVAATKLATARKISVSGAAKAAAKEFNGEKDIDLELSDLDMGKAAKGTLPVARGGTGLTDVPDGHLLIGAPNGKMRTATFFSMIPARHFPLIHSITALPSEDVGPIVVAEVSEVWIWQETAYFVGYRSPLCGRPVDGHTVAPLASEVDALGGLLPKAAYGRLWGYAQENGLVASQETWSSNIGAHYFVDVNSTQFRVPDLRNMFRRYTGTDADTTSSRWSGSRQLDALQRITGGFHAISDFNSEFPVVWSQDGVFIDGGNGLTAPSIEDIISQEKPTRRTGFDSARVTRSSSETRSMNVAYHPRIHA
- a CDS encoding GpE family phage tail protein yields the protein MADIAAVFHWPPATMYPMDLQDLANWRERARVRIESE
- a CDS encoding phage tail protein, with product MMMALGMFVFGLPTVAYQSLRRSTEWRHPSNSRMGTRPAYQYVGPGEDTITLSGIVIPQIMGSSGSLQLLRRMGNTGKAYVMVDGLGTVHGAFIIERLEEEGSMFVINGVAQKTDFTITLKCVDDSQARGLLDDLQIPIDKMDGSVMNWGV
- a CDS encoding head completion/stabilization protein, translated to MEAARLALRLDGTVTNPRLRHALLGAILEVANDLAAWKEDMQGQGHASLADVPAGAQIDGRTRRVIAYERAVYSLAKADLIERMADYDTTAAGQKRADWLADTPEDHRRNARWSVADVQDRRRTVVELI
- a CDS encoding tail protein X yields the protein MQVRAQQGDTVDAICWRHLGTTRDVVEQTYELNPGLADLGPVLPHGLLLTLPDSAPQPSTAQTVTLWD